A genomic region of Phosphitispora fastidiosa contains the following coding sequences:
- a CDS encoding glycosyltransferase, which yields MPEVSVLMSVYNAENYLCEAIESILNQTYQDFEFIIINDGSTDNSLNVIRSYASDKRIKVYNLEGNGGLANALNFGLEKVSGKYVARQDADDISHVDRLGKQKDILDKRVDISLVDSFVEYFPSNSEVGESERYKFYKSIVEKDKNRPFSPEEIREKLYWYCCITHGTIMARREVITPIGYDGSFRVAEDYKLFYRLNKLGYKTCKINEVLLKIRVSSSSNMAKYKNLNNRMIFQIKEDEIRNLYKERQPLIWGAGSAGLTVLEILKENGLDIEGFLDSGSDKQGTQIQGRYVYSPDILKDRTKGYKVLIASSIGKFQINELLKSWGYRHLEDFVVYF from the coding sequence ATGCCTGAAGTAAGTGTATTAATGTCTGTCTACAATGCAGAAAACTACCTTTGTGAAGCTATAGAGAGTATCTTAAATCAGACTTATCAGGATTTTGAATTTATTATAATAAATGATGGCTCCACAGATAATTCTTTAAACGTAATTAGAAGTTATGCTTCCGACAAACGAATAAAAGTGTACAACCTTGAGGGAAATGGCGGGCTAGCCAATGCTTTAAACTTTGGTTTAGAAAAGGTTTCCGGAAAATATGTTGCCAGACAGGATGCAGATGATATTAGCCACGTTGATAGGTTGGGTAAGCAGAAGGACATTCTTGATAAACGGGTTGACATTTCCCTGGTTGATTCATTTGTGGAGTATTTCCCGTCTAACAGTGAAGTTGGAGAAAGTGAAAGATATAAGTTTTATAAAAGCATTGTTGAAAAGGATAAAAACAGGCCCTTTTCGCCTGAAGAAATAAGGGAAAAACTGTATTGGTACTGCTGTATAACTCATGGAACCATAATGGCCAGAAGGGAAGTCATAACACCAATAGGGTATGATGGCAGCTTCAGGGTTGCGGAAGATTACAAGCTGTTTTACCGATTGAACAAGCTTGGTTATAAAACCTGCAAAATTAACGAAGTGTTATTGAAAATCAGGGTTTCTTCGTCATCAAATATGGCCAAATACAAGAATTTAAATAACAGAATGATATTTCAGATAAAGGAAGATGAAATACGTAATCTCTATAAGGAAAGGCAGCCATTGATCTGGGGAGCAGGGAGTGCGGGCCTGACCGTATTGGAAATCCTTAAAGAAAACGGCCTGGACATTGAAGGATTCCTTGATAGCGGCAGCGATAAGCAGGGAACCCAAATTCAGGGCAGATATGTGTATTCTCCTGATATTTTAAAAGACCGGACAAAGGGTTATAAGGTTTTAATTGCTTCAAGTATAGGTAAGTTTCAGATTAATGAATTGCTGAAATC
- a CDS encoding glycosyltransferase family 2 protein, which yields MALASFVMSVYNDGRYLSEAVKSVLNQTHPDIELLIFDDASTDNCLNIIKSLSDPRIKYYHSDENKGKSYGVNFMVNNFATGEYILLMDSDDICDKQRAEEQLEFLQQNPGCVAVGSNIDVMWEDEEIKPLAEQKKAWFDQAPDEVDGLLLQGMTVPGPTITLRKTDFLKVGGLSVDYKAALDYEFVLRLTECGSVFKLPKELYRYRIHRKQMSLDKKQFQFESALRAKVEYLKRNKNLFGDRDVYVWGLGSVGRIVVGLAKEIGLEISAIIDSSASLQGEMFLDTNIVSPREVLTAGKKTGKLVLLTTTVGRDEVSDKLEDSGYARYKDFFCLV from the coding sequence ATGGCCTTAGCAAGTTTTGTTATGTCTGTCTATAATGACGGCAGGTATTTAAGTGAAGCGGTAAAAAGCGTATTAAACCAGACACATCCAGATATTGAGCTGCTGATTTTTGACGATGCCTCAACAGATAACTGCCTCAATATTATCAAAAGCCTTTCTGACCCAAGAATCAAATATTATCACTCAGATGAAAACAAGGGAAAGTCTTATGGGGTTAACTTTATGGTTAACAACTTTGCCACGGGTGAATACATACTGCTGATGGATTCTGATGATATTTGTGATAAACAGAGGGCTGAAGAACAGCTAGAGTTTTTGCAGCAAAATCCCGGCTGTGTTGCTGTTGGTTCCAACATCGATGTAATGTGGGAGGATGAAGAGATAAAACCTTTGGCTGAACAAAAAAAAGCATGGTTTGACCAGGCGCCTGATGAGGTTGACGGGCTGCTGCTTCAGGGCATGACTGTACCCGGTCCCACCATTACGCTTAGAAAAACCGACTTTCTAAAAGTTGGCGGATTATCTGTTGATTACAAAGCGGCCCTTGATTACGAATTTGTGTTAAGATTGACTGAGTGCGGCAGTGTTTTTAAACTGCCTAAAGAATTATACAGGTACAGGATACACAGAAAACAAATGTCTCTGGACAAAAAACAGTTCCAGTTTGAAAGTGCCTTAAGGGCAAAGGTGGAGTACTTGAAAAGAAATAAAAATTTATTTGGTGATCGTGATGTATATGTCTGGGGTTTGGGAAGTGTGGGAAGAATCGTAGTGGGACTGGCTAAAGAAATTGGGTTGGAAATCAGCGCTATTATAGACAGCAGCGCTTCTTTGCAGGGTGAAATGTTTCTTGATACAAACATCGTATCACCCCGGGAAGTTTTAACCGCCGGGAAGAAAACTGGCAAGTTAGTTTTATTAACAACTACTGTTGGCCGGGATGAAGTTTCGGATAAATTGGAAGACTCGGGCTATGCAAGGTATAAAGATTTCTTTTGTTTGGTTTAA
- the rfbA gene encoding glucose-1-phosphate thymidylyltransferase RfbA, whose product MKGIILAGGCGTRLYPSTTAVSKQLLPVYDKPMIYYPLSTLMLAGIRDILIISTPEDTPKFKRLLGDGTKWGIKLSYGVQKEPKGIAEAFIIGEHFINGQSVCLMLGDNIFYGQGLPNILRKAAKLESGAIIFGYWVSEPERYGVVEFSKDGTVLSLEEKPKKAKSNYGVPGLYFYDQNVVATAKKLKPSARGELEITDINKEYLSKGQLRVELLQRGIAWLDTGTPDSLLDASNFIATIEKRQGLKISCIEEIAYRMGYINSEQLSTIINDLPATFYRNYLAQLLA is encoded by the coding sequence ATGAAGGGGATTATTTTGGCCGGCGGGTGTGGGACCAGATTATACCCAAGTACAACTGCTGTAAGTAAACAGCTGCTACCTGTCTATGACAAACCGATGATTTATTACCCCTTATCCACCTTAATGCTGGCAGGCATCAGGGACATTTTGATTATATCCACTCCGGAAGATACTCCGAAATTCAAACGATTATTAGGTGACGGAACTAAGTGGGGAATCAAGTTATCCTACGGAGTGCAGAAAGAGCCTAAAGGAATTGCAGAGGCATTTATTATTGGAGAACACTTTATTAATGGACAGAGTGTCTGTTTAATGTTAGGGGACAATATTTTTTATGGACAAGGGTTACCGAATATTTTAAGAAAAGCCGCTAAATTGGAATCAGGAGCAATAATATTTGGTTATTGGGTGAGTGAACCTGAACGGTATGGTGTTGTGGAGTTTAGTAAAGACGGCACCGTTTTGAGTCTTGAGGAAAAGCCCAAAAAGGCTAAATCAAACTATGGAGTGCCAGGCTTATATTTTTATGATCAAAATGTTGTGGCAACAGCAAAAAAGCTAAAGCCTTCAGCACGGGGAGAATTAGAGATTACCGATATAAATAAAGAGTATTTGAGCAAAGGACAGTTAAGAGTAGAATTGCTCCAAAGGGGAATTGCGTGGTTAGATACCGGCACCCCGGACAGCCTGTTGGATGCTTCGAATTTTATCGCCACTATTGAAAAGAGACAGGGACTCAAAATCTCCTGTATAGAAGAGATTGCTTACCGAATGGGATACATAAATTCTGAGCAGCTTTCAACTATAATTAATGATTTGCCAGCTACCTTTTATAGAAACTATCTGGCTCAATTACTAGCATGA
- a CDS encoding class I SAM-dependent methyltransferase yields MLLTDKVNIVAFCDNDKRKWGKNFDGLNIISPEELFELKNIKVIITSSYHQEISYQLLESGIKNFEIFTYDLINKASWNSLKKKFRIKSINLGALLASANSKKLQVSNFTFLTGGSGLLDILFLKVLAVKFNVKIYLEIGTWMGESIAAVSEVVDDCYSISLPDDDFSLEKYFKGILNKKNFSRYFSYRRNNVKHYFADSKKFDYTEIPKGIDLVFIDGDHSYDGVKTDTKNIFEIIDSSKSIVVWHDFKEKRNDYIVTTVNAVYDAVPKNLQKNIFSVDNNMCGVYIPDKFIKEFSFDSPSSEIYSYNTKIEPIRHVLTT; encoded by the coding sequence ATGCTGCTGACAGATAAGGTAAATATTGTTGCTTTCTGTGATAATGACAAGCGAAAATGGGGGAAAAACTTTGATGGCCTGAATATTATTTCCCCTGAAGAACTCTTTGAATTAAAGAATATAAAAGTAATCATAACCAGCAGTTACCACCAGGAGATTTCTTATCAGTTGTTGGAGTCAGGTATTAAAAACTTTGAAATTTTTACATATGACTTAATAAATAAAGCCTCCTGGAATAGTCTGAAAAAAAAATTCAGAATTAAATCCATTAACCTGGGAGCTTTATTAGCTTCCGCCAACAGTAAAAAATTACAGGTGAGTAATTTTACATTTTTAACGGGAGGGTCTGGTCTGCTGGACATTTTGTTTCTAAAGGTTTTAGCGGTAAAATTCAACGTAAAAATTTACCTGGAAATAGGCACCTGGATGGGGGAGAGTATTGCCGCTGTTTCAGAAGTTGTTGATGATTGCTATAGCATATCTTTGCCTGATGATGACTTTAGTTTGGAGAAATATTTTAAAGGAATTCTTAACAAGAAAAACTTTAGCCGTTACTTTTCGTATAGGAGAAATAATGTAAAACATTATTTTGCAGATTCAAAAAAATTCGATTATACGGAAATTCCCAAAGGAATCGATTTGGTGTTTATCGACGGTGATCATTCGTATGACGGAGTTAAAACAGATACAAAAAACATTTTTGAAATTATTGACAGCAGTAAATCCATAGTGGTTTGGCATGATTTCAAGGAAAAAAGAAACGATTATATCGTAACAACCGTAAACGCCGTTTATGATGCAGTACCAAAGAATTTACAGAAAAATATTTTCAGTGTTGACAATAATATGTGTGGTGTTTATATACCGGACAAGTTTATTAAAGAATTTAGTTTTGATAGCCCTTCAAGCGAAATATATTCTTACAATACAAAAATTGAGCCAATAAGACATGTTTTAACAACATAG
- the rffA gene encoding dTDP-4-amino-4,6-dideoxygalactose transaminase has protein sequence MKEILFNIPYIVEKQARYAEQAIISKRIAGDGKFTKMVHGFLEREFNTKKALLTTSCTSALEMASLLLNLKEGDEVILPSYTFVSTANAIVLRGARPVFAEVQPDTLNIDPKDIERKITKKTRAVFPVHYAGVACDMDSIMDIAGNYKLKVVEDAAQGVTAKYKGQFLGTIGDIGCYSFHESKNYSCGEGGAILINSDKDLMERAEIIREKGTNRSKFFRGEVDKYTWTDIGSSYLPADILAAFLLGQLEDRHLINARRKTVFDYYCESLKPLEEKGLLQLPTIPKECQPNFHIFYILVRSEETRNGLIDRLKEKGIQSFFHYVPLHLSPMGKKLGYEKGMLPLTEDLSQRLLRLPIYPDLSMTDLEYIVGSIYQIIQ, from the coding sequence ATGAAAGAGATACTTTTTAATATTCCATATATTGTCGAGAAGCAGGCTAGATATGCTGAGCAGGCAATTATTAGCAAAAGAATAGCGGGCGACGGTAAATTTACAAAAATGGTACACGGCTTCCTTGAGAGGGAGTTCAATACAAAAAAGGCTCTTCTGACAACTTCCTGTACGTCAGCGCTTGAAATGGCTTCATTATTACTTAATTTAAAGGAAGGCGATGAGGTTATTCTGCCTTCTTATACTTTTGTTTCCACAGCCAACGCCATAGTACTGAGGGGCGCCAGGCCTGTCTTTGCAGAAGTTCAGCCTGATACATTGAACATTGACCCTAAAGACATAGAAAGAAAGATAACTAAAAAGACCAGGGCTGTCTTTCCTGTCCATTATGCCGGTGTGGCTTGTGACATGGACAGTATTATGGATATTGCGGGGAACTACAAGCTGAAGGTTGTTGAAGATGCAGCCCAGGGAGTGACTGCGAAATATAAGGGACAGTTTTTGGGAACCATCGGGGATATCGGATGCTACAGTTTTCATGAGTCTAAAAATTATTCCTGCGGTGAGGGAGGAGCAATATTAATAAACTCAGATAAAGACCTTATGGAAAGGGCGGAAATTATCAGGGAGAAAGGTACCAACAGAAGCAAGTTTTTTAGGGGAGAAGTAGACAAGTATACCTGGACCGACATAGGGTCGAGTTATTTACCAGCAGATATTTTGGCAGCATTTTTATTGGGGCAGTTAGAAGACCGCCACCTAATTAATGCCAGGCGAAAGACTGTTTTTGATTATTACTGTGAGTCTCTGAAGCCTCTTGAAGAGAAAGGTTTACTGCAATTGCCCACAATACCAAAGGAGTGTCAGCCTAATTTTCATATTTTTTATATTCTTGTCCGGTCAGAAGAAACGAGGAATGGCTTGATTGATAGATTAAAAGAAAAAGGCATCCAAAGTTTTTTCCATTATGTGCCGCTTCACCTGTCTCCCATGGGTAAGAAACTGGGATATGAAAAAGGCATGCTGCCTCTTACTGAAGATTTAAGTCAAAGGTTATTGCGCCTGCCGATATATCCGGATTTATCCATGACTGATTTGGAATACATTGTGGGTTCTATTTATCAAATAATTCAATGA
- a CDS encoding RraA family protein — MDIQQKLIEYIKKNRVSSTEVADCLGKRGAIPNIKALNRGHFEVGNVFWAYAYGGSNWDLHEQLQHVKENDIVLVEVFDSDNKAVFGDLVSKYLILYRQVSAIVVVGNLRDVPRLMKENWPIWCEGFNPIGCENVQLESKLDEKIIIERRNQYDGAIAVCDDTGVVLIPQSFHNEEFYRRLEFIESQEDIWYECIDRKKMTTFEAVCLKKYEQK; from the coding sequence ATGGACATACAACAAAAGTTGATTGAATACATCAAAAAGAATAGAGTTTCTTCAACGGAGGTTGCTGACTGCTTAGGTAAGAGAGGTGCGATACCTAACATTAAAGCTTTAAACAGGGGGCATTTTGAGGTTGGAAATGTGTTCTGGGCTTACGCATATGGGGGGAGCAACTGGGATCTTCATGAACAACTCCAGCACGTTAAGGAAAATGATATAGTTCTTGTTGAAGTTTTTGACTCTGATAACAAGGCTGTTTTTGGTGATTTAGTTTCGAAATACCTAATTCTATACAGACAGGTTTCCGCTATTGTGGTTGTCGGTAATTTAAGAGATGTTCCCAGACTGATGAAAGAAAATTGGCCAATTTGGTGTGAAGGGTTTAATCCCATTGGCTGTGAAAATGTTCAGTTAGAAAGTAAACTTGATGAAAAAATAATAATTGAAAGAAGAAATCAATACGATGGAGCAATAGCTGTATGTGATGATACCGGTGTAGTATTAATTCCTCAATCTTTTCATAACGAAGAATTCTATAGGAGATTAGAATTTATAGAATCACAAGAGGATATTTGGTATGAATGTATAGATAGAAAAAAGATGACAACTTTCGAAGCAGTGTGTTTAAAGAAGTATGAACAAAAATAA
- a CDS encoding amidohydrolase family protein codes for MNNIPLFDSLVHPTMNSNWLQPKYNGKNSPEELIVQMQENNIRWAFAVGLPDVGNYNLEKYSEFIRSKSDLLYPIAGLRFDDIQESHDIRELLTKVSKLNYVGIKIHPRFSKVTYDNVLLPEVVKTANELNLAVMLCTYFYRSGNDYYRNNMVSLRELLSKLNGEKIILLHSCTVRLFEMMEVAREFHNVLLDLSLTLCKYEGSSLDLDIQFLFKNFDRRICVGSDGPEFDSKKLRERFNYFSQGLDREKVENIAYKNIMNFTGLGL; via the coding sequence ATGAATAATATACCTTTATTTGACAGCTTAGTACACCCCACAATGAACAGTAATTGGCTTCAACCAAAATATAATGGCAAGAATTCTCCTGAAGAGCTAATAGTGCAGATGCAAGAAAATAATATACGATGGGCTTTTGCTGTTGGACTTCCTGATGTAGGAAATTATAATTTGGAAAAGTATAGTGAGTTTATCAGGTCTAAATCGGATTTATTATATCCCATCGCAGGCTTGCGCTTTGATGACATTCAAGAAAGTCATGATATCAGAGAATTACTGACTAAAGTATCTAAATTGAATTATGTAGGAATAAAAATACACCCGAGATTCTCAAAGGTAACTTACGACAACGTTTTATTGCCTGAGGTTGTAAAAACAGCTAATGAATTAAATTTAGCTGTGATGTTATGCACTTATTTTTACCGCTCTGGAAATGATTATTATAGGAATAACATGGTAAGTTTGAGAGAGTTGTTATCAAAACTAAATGGTGAAAAAATAATTCTTTTACACTCCTGTACTGTAAGGTTATTCGAAATGATGGAGGTTGCAAGGGAATTTCATAATGTTTTATTAGATTTATCTTTAACTTTGTGTAAATATGAGGGAAGTTCCTTAGATTTAGATATTCAATTCTTATTTAAGAATTTTGATAGGAGAATCTGTGTTGGTTCTGATGGCCCAGAGTTTGATTCGAAAAAGCTGCGAGAAAGATTTAATTATTTTTCGCAAGGGTTGGACCGAGAAAAGGTTGAGAATATAGCTTATAAAAATATAATGAATTTCACCGGACTAGGGTTATAA
- a CDS encoding ATP-grasp domain-containing protein: MLKKVMVIGGGQWQVPIIKKAKELGCYVINTNLYEKSEGFKYADVGIVADVRDKDKNLEIAEKYEPHAIITDQSDIAVPTVAYLCEHLGLPGIGYDKARLFTDKFRMREFCHKNGFPTPDFYRCFSLNDIKEAAVKLGFPFMIKPTNNQSSRGVYKIGTIEELEDKYNNTLSYCDSESVLAEQFIGGTEYTVEGFKTAAMHCSLAVSKKKHFKENEVVASRLLYSNSKGFEELKTLNNNLIERMELPFGITHAEYKYWNNDFYLIEVAARGGGTKISSHIVPLLSGVNTNELLIKMALGEKIHKIDDANQLDISAVLEFFVFESGRVKEILGLDKIKSLENVIDIDLNFKKGDYLYPPVDDRSRAGYFIAWEKKEESLLQLIEQIKTTVEVLYE, translated from the coding sequence ATGTTAAAGAAAGTAATGGTCATCGGTGGTGGGCAATGGCAAGTCCCAATTATTAAAAAAGCCAAGGAACTAGGTTGTTATGTTATAAATACAAACTTATATGAAAAATCAGAAGGATTCAAGTATGCCGATGTTGGAATTGTAGCCGATGTTCGAGATAAAGATAAGAATTTAGAGATAGCAGAAAAATATGAGCCTCATGCGATAATTACTGACCAAAGTGATATTGCTGTGCCCACTGTCGCTTATTTATGTGAGCATTTAGGCCTTCCCGGAATTGGATATGATAAGGCCAGACTTTTTACAGACAAGTTTCGAATGAGAGAGTTTTGCCACAAAAATGGTTTTCCCACTCCTGATTTTTATCGTTGTTTTTCCCTTAATGACATAAAGGAAGCTGCTGTCAAACTTGGATTTCCTTTCATGATAAAGCCAACCAATAACCAATCCAGCAGAGGTGTTTACAAAATAGGTACTATTGAGGAACTTGAAGACAAATATAACAATACCTTAAGTTACTGTGACAGCGAATCTGTTCTAGCTGAACAGTTTATTGGAGGTACAGAATATACAGTAGAAGGTTTTAAAACTGCTGCGATGCACTGTTCTTTGGCAGTTTCAAAGAAGAAGCATTTTAAGGAGAATGAGGTTGTAGCAAGTCGCTTATTGTATTCGAATTCAAAAGGATTTGAAGAGTTAAAAACATTAAACAATAACTTAATTGAAAGAATGGAACTGCCATTTGGGATCACACATGCCGAATATAAGTACTGGAATAATGATTTTTATTTAATAGAAGTGGCTGCCAGAGGAGGAGGGACAAAAATCTCTTCACATATTGTTCCGTTGCTTTCAGGGGTAAATACCAATGAGCTTTTAATTAAAATGGCGTTAGGGGAAAAAATCCATAAAATTGATGATGCTAATCAACTTGATATTAGTGCGGTTTTAGAATTTTTTGTATTTGAAAGCGGCAGGGTTAAGGAAATTCTGGGACTTGATAAGATTAAGTCTTTGGAAAATGTTATAGATATCGATTTGAACTTTAAAAAAGGTGATTATTTATATCCACCGGTTGACGATAGGTCGAGAGCGGGATACTTTATAGCTTGGGAGAAAAAGGAAGAATCTTTATTGCAATTAATTGAGCAGATCAAAACAACCGTGGAGGTGCTTTATGAATAA
- a CDS encoding TDP-N-acetylfucosamine:lipid II N-acetylfucosaminyltransferase, whose translation MKRFIKGVADKKIIIFGTGSAGETITKKLANHVSYYVDNNKAKWNTTFMGGKVLNPQTCKNENKDEVIVIIASSFYEEIADQLQKMGFQEYRHFWNGLELFINVIDQDIEVLINHEMSLIYKKVANLVEHGFVEDANNLLSEYERFVPLDGRIPSLKAYINVPAGKQRHEIRSLLTDAVRKTDYKADIHYNYYLANDLLEKGEYLRALEMFERVLAQIENEALQYELANRINHIESKFEKDIRRQLKERKSAGKEKRAGNYYLHLMIDNVYSQKFIEFINYNFDVNQHVFVIVNPKKQLTYVRENRFDNVIVFSTPEIYREIYAEKLLKLVQDSRKVVIHFLKDHICWFMCRYDLNKEINWNLWGADFYNFIDIKLYDEKTDRFLEDIGYERSDNQNNALKGKVFLRFRKGAIRRVDNLLGFNELEVKLMKSKFMTNARHKKFVYPNVVELKKIIEMKPPYKCEFNFKQEYKHVFMLGNSGDPSNNHLEIIYKLKDLNSREFCVFVPLAYGNQLYVKELLRMGKQILGEQFMPLTKFLDPSKYIHILSQVDVAFMNHNRQQAFGNLVSLLHAGKKVYMKKNLVTYKFFKNHGLEVFDIERMGSIDEIVSLNSSINENSNAAIFREMSEEYIKKIYEGIFC comes from the coding sequence TTGAAACGCTTTATTAAAGGGGTTGCAGACAAAAAAATAATTATTTTTGGTACAGGCAGTGCCGGGGAGACAATTACAAAGAAATTGGCTAACCATGTTTCCTATTATGTTGATAACAATAAAGCAAAATGGAACACGACGTTTATGGGAGGTAAAGTTCTTAATCCCCAAACATGTAAAAACGAAAATAAGGATGAAGTAATAGTTATAATAGCAAGTTCCTTTTATGAGGAAATAGCTGATCAATTGCAAAAAATGGGTTTTCAGGAGTATAGACATTTTTGGAATGGGCTGGAACTGTTTATTAATGTGATAGACCAGGATATTGAGGTTCTAATAAATCATGAAATGAGTCTGATTTATAAAAAGGTTGCCAATCTGGTGGAACACGGGTTTGTAGAAGATGCTAACAATCTTTTAAGTGAGTATGAAAGATTTGTTCCCCTGGATGGAAGGATTCCAAGTTTAAAAGCATATATAAATGTCCCGGCAGGTAAGCAGAGGCATGAGATTAGAAGCCTGTTGACTGATGCTGTAAGAAAAACTGATTATAAAGCTGACATACATTATAACTATTATCTGGCAAATGATTTACTTGAAAAGGGAGAGTACTTAAGAGCTCTTGAAATGTTCGAAAGAGTTTTGGCCCAGATTGAAAATGAAGCACTGCAATATGAACTGGCAAACAGAATTAATCATATTGAAAGCAAGTTTGAAAAAGATATCAGGAGACAGCTTAAAGAGAGAAAGTCCGCAGGTAAAGAGAAGAGAGCAGGAAATTATTATCTGCACTTAATGATTGACAATGTATATAGCCAAAAATTTATAGAATTTATAAATTATAATTTTGATGTAAATCAGCATGTTTTTGTTATCGTTAACCCCAAAAAACAATTGACTTACGTCAGGGAAAACCGGTTTGACAATGTCATCGTTTTTAGCACTCCCGAAATATACAGGGAGATATATGCAGAAAAATTGCTCAAACTTGTCCAAGACAGCAGGAAAGTCGTAATTCATTTTCTTAAAGATCATATCTGTTGGTTTATGTGCCGGTATGATCTAAATAAAGAGATAAATTGGAATCTATGGGGAGCAGACTTTTACAATTTTATTGATATAAAACTGTATGATGAAAAGACTGATAGATTTTTAGAGGACATTGGATATGAAAGATCGGATAATCAAAACAATGCCTTAAAGGGAAAGGTTTTTTTAAGGTTTAGAAAAGGTGCCATCAGAAGAGTTGATAATCTATTAGGTTTTAACGAACTCGAAGTTAAGTTGATGAAATCAAAGTTCATGACCAATGCAAGACACAAAAAGTTCGTTTACCCTAATGTTGTTGAGTTAAAAAAGATAATTGAAATGAAACCTCCATATAAGTGTGAATTTAATTTCAAACAAGAATATAAACATGTTTTTATGTTGGGGAATTCCGGTGATCCATCCAATAATCATCTGGAGATTATATATAAACTGAAAGATTTAAACAGCAGGGAATTCTGTGTGTTTGTTCCGTTAGCTTATGGCAACCAGTTATATGTTAAAGAACTTCTCCGAATGGGGAAGCAAATATTGGGAGAGCAGTTTATGCCATTAACGAAGTTTTTGGATCCCTCAAAGTATATTCATATTTTGAGTCAAGTTGATGTAGCATTTATGAACCACAACAGGCAGCAAGCTTTTGGGAACCTCGTTTCTTTATTACATGCCGGTAAAAAGGTTTATATGAAGAAAAATTTAGTAACCTATAAGTTTTTTAAGAATCACGGATTAGAAGTGTTCGATATAGAGCGAATGGGAAGTATTGATGAAATAGTTTCTTTAAATTCTTCTATAAACGAAAATAGTAATGCAGCTATTTTCAGAGAAATGTCCGAAGAGTATATTAAAAAAATATATGAAGGTATCTTTTGTTAA
- a CDS encoding class I SAM-dependent methyltransferase: MSLTPDFINNDKLLIWGPGSIYQQCKLAFKELEIEFIDNDPAKQGGTFDGLPVCGPEQLLRQEYKDRAVIIGCHAYSTVQKQLEALGYEETDAVLRVDDNRSFNIFSRSSYREMSCYCPCCNNYFYMFLPFGVESNLRPNAKCPVCGSLERHRLLWLYFKTNTNLFSDKLKVLHFAPEYIIQKELKSKPNVDYISADLISDLAMVKMDITDISFKENTFDVILCNHVLEHIVDDGLAMRELYRVLKPGGWAVLQVPIDVNRKKTFEDPAIATPEERQRVFGQYDHVRMYGLDYVDRVRAAGFSVKVDDYVKKFSAEELRKFGLVQKETVYLCIKQK, encoded by the coding sequence ATGAGTTTGACACCGGACTTTATCAACAATGATAAACTTTTAATATGGGGTCCCGGTAGTATATATCAACAGTGTAAGCTGGCTTTTAAGGAATTAGAAATTGAATTTATTGATAATGACCCTGCTAAGCAAGGTGGGACTTTTGACGGTCTCCCGGTTTGCGGGCCGGAACAGCTATTGAGACAGGAATATAAGGACAGAGCGGTTATAATTGGTTGTCATGCATACTCGACAGTGCAAAAACAACTTGAAGCTCTGGGGTATGAAGAAACTGACGCAGTATTACGGGTAGATGATAATAGAAGTTTTAACATATTTAGCAGATCATCTTATAGAGAAATGTCTTGTTACTGTCCATGTTGTAACAACTATTTTTATATGTTTTTACCGTTTGGAGTTGAATCAAACCTCAGGCCAAATGCCAAGTGCCCGGTTTGCGGTTCACTTGAGAGACACCGCTTGCTTTGGCTTTATTTTAAAACGAACACAAATCTCTTTTCAGACAAGCTAAAAGTACTGCATTTTGCCCCTGAGTATATTATTCAAAAGGAACTAAAGTCTAAGCCGAATGTAGACTATATCAGTGCCGATTTAATCTCTGATTTAGCGATGGTGAAAATGGATATCACTGATATCTCATTTAAAGAAAATACCTTTGATGTCATCCTGTGTAATCATGTTTTGGAACATATTGTGGATGACGGCTTGGCGATGCGGGAGTTGTACAGAGTTTTAAAACCAGGAGGCTGGGCAGTCCTGCAGGTGCCTATAGATGTAAATAGGAAGAAAACATTTGAAGATCCGGCCATAGCTACTCCTGAAGAGCGCCAACGTGTCTTTGGACAGTACGACCACGTGAGGATGTACGGGCTTGATTATGTGGATCGGGTGAGAGCTGCCGGGTTTAGTGTGAAGGTTGATGATTATGTGAAAAAATTTAGTGCTGAAGAATTAAGAAAATTTGGGTTGGTGCAAAAAGAAACTGTTTATTTATGCATCAAGCAAAAATAG